The DNA segment TTACTTCACGACGAAGGTCACCTTCAACTTTTAATGTATCAATTGTCGCACGAATAGCGTCTAATTGATCATTTGACAAGTCACGTACACGAATTTCTTCTGATACGCCAGCATCTTTTAAGACTTTTTGAGCTGTTGTTTTACCGATTCCATATACATAAGTTAGAGAAATTACTACACGTTTGTCACGCGGAATATCTACACCTGCAATACGAGCCATTAACAATTACACCTCCTGTTTTTTTAAATGATTATCCTTGACGTTGTTTGTGTTTAGGGTTTTCGCAAATCACCATAACACGTCCTTTACGACGGATAACTTTGCATTTGTCACAAATTTTCTTTACTGATGGTCTTACTTTCATGAACTATACCTCCTATTTTATTGACGGAGTACAATTATTTAAAGCGATAAGTTATGCGACCACGTGATAAATCGTAAGGTGACAACTCAACTGTGACTTTGTCTCCTGGTAGGATTCTAATGTAGTGCATTCGGATTTTACCTGAAACGTGAGCCAATACAACATGGCCATTTTCAAGTTCGACTTTAAACATTGCATTCGGCAAAGTTTCAACGACTGTTCCTTCAATTTCAATGACATCGTCTTTCGCCACGCCTAGTACCTCCTTAAAATTGTTTCGCGTTTAATACGCGATAAACAGTGAGCGCACTTAGCCCTCACCTTCTATTTTTTTAATCTTCTTATTACTAATACAATATATCAGCATTGAAAACACAACACCTCGAATATTGTACCACAAATTAAATATAGTGACAAGTAGCCTCGCTCGTTAACTGATCAAGCAATTTTAATCATGAGCTAGCTGGCTGTGACTTCTATCAAGAAAATCTTGAAGTCATTGTTGCTCTGTTCAATTACTTAGTGTTTTCAATTATGTTTTGGATGTCTTT comes from the Carnobacterium sp. 17-4 genome and includes:
- the rpsM gene encoding 30S ribosomal protein S13 — translated: MARIAGVDIPRDKRVVISLTYVYGIGKTTAQKVLKDAGVSEEIRVRDLSNDQLDAIRATIDTLKVEGDLRREVSQDIKRLIEIGSYRGMRHRRGLPVRGQNTKNNARTRKGPAKSIAGRKK
- the infA gene encoding translation initiation factor IF-1 is translated as MAKDDVIEIEGTVVETLPNAMFKVELENGHVVLAHVSGKIRMHYIRILPGDKVTVELSPYDLSRGRITYRFK
- the rpmJ gene encoding 50S ribosomal protein L36 — protein: MKVRPSVKKICDKCKVIRRKGRVMVICENPKHKQRQG